A single genomic interval of Desulfuromonadales bacterium harbors:
- a CDS encoding Na(+)/H(+) antiporter subunit D, with the protein MINALPPAVILILGALPVPFLRGKAKAAWMLLLPVVSFLNLLAIPEGTHWTAGFMDYELVFGQVDRLSLIFGYIFHLISFISILYALHVEDDVQNVAGLVYAGAALGVTFAGDFFTLFVFWEMLTISATFLILARRTPAALGAGFRYFMVHVAGGLCLLAGIVLHVQQTGTAAFGFVGLDGLASTLIFIGVGVNCAWPLLHPWLTDAYPEATITGTIFLSAFTTKTAIYVLARAFPGTEELIWIGTAMAAFPIFYAVIENDLRRVLAYSLINQVGFMVVGIGIGTALAINGAVAHAFNDILFKGLLFMTMGAVMYRTGKINATDLGGLYRSMPWTCTFCIVGAASISAFPLFSGFVSKSMVMEAAAHGNLRLVWFVLLFASAGVFHHAGIKIPFFAFFSHDSGLRCKEAPRHMLLAMGIAAVLCIFIGSFPQFLYSLLPFATDYQPYTASHVIAQTQLLFFSALAFTLLLLSGIYPAEIRSVNIDADWFYRKGGRLFYGLADKACNGLNSWGDRVLVKLVPGLLARFFEEPGGNIQKHGVRLLAEATGEGADLGTTEDRIERRSRTAAYPVGGGVLLAVLFLAVMSLLFFL; encoded by the coding sequence ATGATTAACGCCCTGCCACCCGCCGTCATCCTGATCCTCGGAGCGCTGCCGGTCCCCTTCCTGCGGGGAAAGGCCAAGGCTGCCTGGATGCTGTTGCTGCCGGTGGTGAGCTTCCTCAACCTGCTGGCCATTCCCGAGGGAACCCACTGGACGGCCGGCTTCATGGACTACGAACTGGTCTTCGGCCAGGTCGACCGACTCAGTCTGATCTTCGGCTACATCTTTCACCTGATCTCCTTCATTTCGATCCTCTATGCCCTGCATGTCGAGGACGATGTGCAGAACGTCGCCGGGCTGGTCTACGCCGGCGCCGCCCTGGGGGTGACCTTCGCCGGCGACTTCTTCACCCTGTTCGTCTTCTGGGAGATGCTGACAATCAGTGCCACCTTCCTGATCCTGGCGCGGCGCACTCCGGCCGCCCTGGGCGCGGGTTTCCGCTACTTCATGGTGCATGTCGCCGGCGGTCTCTGTCTGCTCGCCGGCATCGTCCTCCACGTCCAGCAGACCGGCACCGCAGCCTTCGGCTTTGTCGGCCTCGACGGGCTGGCCTCGACCCTGATCTTCATCGGCGTCGGCGTCAACTGCGCCTGGCCCCTGCTGCACCCCTGGCTGACCGACGCCTATCCCGAGGCGACCATCACCGGCACCATCTTCCTCTCCGCCTTCACCACCAAGACGGCGATCTACGTTCTGGCCCGGGCCTTCCCCGGCACCGAGGAGTTGATCTGGATCGGCACGGCCATGGCCGCCTTCCCGATCTTCTACGCCGTCATCGAGAACGACCTGCGGCGGGTGCTGGCCTACAGCCTGATCAACCAGGTCGGCTTCATGGTCGTCGGCATCGGTATCGGCACCGCCCTAGCAATCAACGGCGCGGTCGCCCATGCCTTCAACGACATCCTCTTCAAGGGACTGCTGTTCATGACCATGGGTGCGGTGATGTACCGCACCGGCAAGATCAACGCCACCGACCTCGGTGGGCTTTACCGGTCGATGCCCTGGACCTGCACCTTTTGCATTGTCGGCGCCGCTTCGATTTCGGCCTTTCCCCTGTTCAGCGGTTTCGTCAGCAAATCGATGGTGATGGAGGCGGCAGCCCACGGTAATCTGCGTCTGGTCTGGTTCGTGCTGCTGTTCGCTTCGGCCGGGGTCTTTCATCATGCCGGCATCAAGATCCCCTTCTTCGCCTTCTTCTCCCACGACTCCGGGCTGCGCTGCAAGGAGGCGCCGCGACACATGCTGCTGGCGATGGGAATCGCCGCCGTTCTCTGCATCTTCATCGGCTCGTTCCCCCAATTCCTCTACAGCCTGCTCCCCTTCGCCACCGACTACCAGCCCTACACCGCGAGCCATGTGATCGCCCAAACCCAGCTGCTCTTTTTCTCGGCTCTTGCCTTCACCCTGCTGCTCCTCTCCGGCATTTACCCGGCGGAAATCCGTTCGGTCAACATTGATGCCGACTGGTTCTACCGCAAGGGGGGCCGGCTCTTCTATGGCCTGGCCGACAAGGCCTGCAACGGGTTGAACAGCTGGGGGGACAGGGTCCTCGTCAAGCTGGTCCCCGGTCTGCTGGCCCGCTTTTTCGAAGAGCCGGGAGGCAACATCCAGAAGCACGGTGTGCGCCTGCTGGCCGAAGCGACCGGAGAAGGCGCCGACCTTGGTACCACGGAGGACCGCATCGAGCGGCGCAGCCGGACGGCCGCCTATCCGGTGGGCGGTGGGGTTTTGCTGGCGGTGCTGTTCCTTGCAGTGATGTCCCTGCTGTTCTTCCTCTGA
- a CDS encoding universal stress protein translates to MKALIALDTSPASWRAVEYSASILPRLPDSEVHLLSLTPGIPPGSRQFDPASPPPEVHGDEDHRLELQKLRGALQAAADLLIRNGMAAVQIRQSIQPVCISLGQDIVDEAAKRGCDTIVVGRRGLSRARKLLLGSVSSEVVHKAAGLTVWVVE, encoded by the coding sequence GTGAAAGCCCTGATCGCGCTCGACACTTCCCCCGCTTCGTGGCGCGCCGTCGAATATTCGGCCAGCATTCTCCCGCGACTTCCGGACAGTGAAGTACACCTGCTGTCCCTGACACCGGGGATTCCGCCGGGGAGCCGGCAGTTCGATCCGGCATCGCCGCCACCCGAGGTGCATGGAGACGAGGACCATCGGCTGGAGCTGCAAAAGCTTCGGGGCGCGCTGCAAGCCGCTGCCGACCTGCTGATCCGCAACGGAATGGCTGCAGTGCAGATTCGGCAATCGATCCAGCCAGTGTGCATCAGCCTGGGGCAGGACATCGTTGACGAGGCGGCGAAACGGGGCTGCGACACCATCGTGGTGGGACGCCGCGGCCTTTCCCGAGCCAGAAAACTGTTGCTGGGGAGCGTCTCCAGCGAGGTGGTCCACAAGGCCGCCGGC